The sequence below is a genomic window from Pleurocapsa sp. PCC 7327.
GAAGTTCCCCAAGCCCTAATTGATGAGGTAGTGAAAATTGTAGGCTCCATCACTCATCGGAATGATGTCTTAAATCGCTAAAACAATGTAGCAGCAGTGAATGTCTAACAATTGCGGTGCAGCAGACTGACCGGAGCTACTTGGGTAATATGCAAAAATTAGGGCAACTGATGAACTTGACCGTTACGGCAATTCCAAGTTTTTCTCTGATATATAACAGTTATATAACAATAAATTGTAGAATAACTTAACCTCTCAAAATCTCTTTTAAAAGTGAGTATCGTGTGATCGCTCCCACGATATTTTTGTGCGATCGCTCCCAGTTTCAACTGAGTCCCAAAGGAACACGCTCCGCGTAGCTTGCTTCCACGGAAAAGTAATTAGCAATCTGACAGAAGTTCATGCAACCACATTCCCCTATTTGGGTTGATTAGAATGGGAGGGGATTATTTATTAAATGTGATATGCCTCTGGCATTAAGCTTTACTTATGTTCCATAAGTTTCTTTGGACGTTGTTCCATAGGAATAATATCGATAAAATTTCTGTCTAATACCCTAATTTGGATGTTATGGGGAATATGTCTGGATATCAGCCAGGAATATACTGAAAAACTTGTACTTACGTACAAAATAGGGTGGATATGCGGAATAGTTCTGGATATCATCCTTTTTCGGATAATAGCCAGAAAAATTCTTGATATCTACCCCAAATCAGGTAGTTATCCAGAAATTTTCTGTATAATAGTTGGATATTGACGATATCCAGAAAAATTCTTGATATTATGATTAAAATGCTTGTCACCTTTTCGCTGACTGAATCACTTAGTTTAATAGGTGGAAACTTTCCGTATAATAAATAGTTAGCTGGCTCTGCAAAAATTCTTGCACTCGTCTTTGAAGGTTGTCGGTGCATCCGAAAGAGTCTTGAAAAGGCTCTATTACGGGGTGTTTCAAAATGGTCAATCGTGCGTCACGTCACATAAAGGTTGGTTGAAGGCAAGTTATAAGTTATTGCCTTGGCTAAAAAGAATTGATATAACTGGGGTTTATGAAGTTTGGCTATTTATTTCAGGTGATTTATGGAACCCATAACTACAGCAGCGATCGCTTCAACTCTGATCTTCAAGGCTTTAGAGAAGAGTGGGGAAAAACTAGGGGAGGCTGTAGCTAGCAAAATTGGTCGATTGATAACTGTGATCCGAGAAAAATTTAGAGCTAAAGGGGTTGAAGGAATCTTATCGCAAGCGGAGGAAAGTCCTACAGAAGCGAATAAGCAAATGTTTCAGACAATTCTGGAGATGCAGGTTTCACAGGATGAAGGGGAATTTCTAGGATGAAGCGATCGCTCCGAAAGCGGGTAACGGTGTAGTCGATAAGGTCGCCTTGGTCGGTTTGAGCCAGCCCTTGGGTAATCAAGACCGGAATTTGGGGCGGCATGTCCAACAGGGCTACATCTTCAGGGGTGGCGGCTTCGGCGGCAATGCGTGTCCAACGGCGCTGGGGCACCACGCCATAGTGCTGTTTGAGCAAGCCGTAGAGAGACTGGGCGTGGTAAATCTTCTGGCTAAGCTGGGGAAATTGGTCTTCTCGCAAGTAGGAACAACTGATGCACAGCGGCTGGAAGGCCGGAACCTTGGGGCCAACCATGGCAGCGGTGGCGGTACGGAGGATTTTGATTTCGAGTATCGCCACCTGGGCCGCTATCTGCAACACTTCCATCAGTTCTGCCGTAGCCGATCGGGTTTTGACCGAGAGAATCTTGAAGCAGGGCAGATAGCCCAATTCCAGCATGGCGTGGCTAAAGCTGGTCTTTGCGCCAATGGCGTAGTACAGATTTGGCTCGGCCACAAAAGATCCCTTTCCCTGGTGACGATAGATGAATCCCTGCTGGGCCAAAAGGTTCATCGCATGGCGCACAGTCAGCCGATGTACCTGGTATTTGGCTGCTAGTTGATTTTCAGAGGGCAGTTTTTCCCCTGGCAGGTAATGTCCGGTCTGAATGGCATCAATGATGTGATAAGCGATTTGTTTGTATCGCGGTAAAGCGTCGCTGGTGGATAACGTCATGACACGGGATGTGAA
It includes:
- a CDS encoding GntR family transcriptional regulator, which translates into the protein MTLSTSDALPRYKQIAYHIIDAIQTGHYLPGEKLPSENQLAAKYQVHRLTVRHAMNLLAQQGFIYRHQGKGSFVAEPNLYYAIGAKTSFSHAMLELGYLPCFKILSVKTRSATAELMEVLQIAAQVAILEIKILRTATAAMVGPKVPAFQPLCISCSYLREDQFPQLSQKIYHAQSLYGLLKQHYGVVPQRRWTRIAAEAATPEDVALLDMPPQIPVLITQGLAQTDQGDLIDYTVTRFRSDRFILEIPLHPVKPASPELSETFAYSLL